One genomic window of Oryctolagus cuniculus chromosome 11, mOryCun1.1, whole genome shotgun sequence includes the following:
- the STAC3 gene encoding SH3 and cysteine-rich domain-containing protein 3 yields MTEKEVPESPKPSPAEAGQSGLQRLKQLFRKGSTETKEMELPPEPQANGEAVGAGGGPIYYIYEEEEEEEEEEEEPPPEPPKLVNDKPHKFKDHFFKKPKFCDVCARMIVLNNKFGLRCKNCKTNIHEHCQPYVEMQRCFGKIPPGFRRAYSSPLYSNQQYACVKDLSAANRNDPVFETLRTGVIMANKERKKGQADKKNSLAAMMEEEPESARPEEGKPQDGNPEGDKKAEKKTPDDKHKQPGFQQSHYFVALYRFKALEKDDLDFPPGEKITVIDDSNEEWWRGKIGEKVGFFPPNFIIRVRAGERVHRVTRSFVGNREIGQITLKKDQIVVQKGDETGGYVKVYTGRKVGLFPTDFLEEI; encoded by the exons ATGACAGAAAAGGAGGTACCGGAGTCCCCCAAGCCCTccccagcagaggctgggcaAAGTGGG ctgcaacggctgaagcagTTGTTCAGGAAGGGGTCTACAGAGACAAAGGAGATGGAGCTTCCCCCAGAACCCCAGGCCAATGGGGAGGcggtgggagctgggggtgggcccATCTACTACATctatgaggaagaggaggaagaagaggaggaggaggaggagccaccCCCAGAGCCTCCTAAGCTTGTCAACGATAAGCCCCACAAATTCAAAGATCATTTCTTCAAGAAGCCAAAGTTTTGTGATGTCTGTGCCCGGATGATTGTGC TCAACAACAAATTTGGGCTTCGCTGTAAGAACTGCAAAACCAACATCCATGAACATTGTCAGCCCTACGTGGAGATGCAGAGATGCTTCGGCAAGATC CCCCCTGGTTTCCGCCGGGCCTATAGCTCCCCACTCTACAGCAACCAGCAGTACGCTtgtgtcaaagatctct CTGCCGCCAATCGAAATGACCCAGTGTTTGAAACCCTGCGCACAGGGGTGATCATGGCAAACAAGGAACGGAAGAAGGGACAAGCCGACAAGAAAAAT TCTCTAGCAGCCATGATGGAGGAGGAGCCAGAGTCCGCCAGACCAGAGGAAGGCAAACCCCAGGATG GAAACCCTGAAGGGGATAAGAAGGCTGAGAAGAAGACGCCTGATGACAAA CACAAGCAGCCTGGCTTCCAGCAGTCTCATTATTTCGTGGCTCTCTATCGGTTCAAAGCCCTGGAGAAGGACGACCTGGATTTCCC gccaggagAGAAGATCACAGTCATTGATGACTCCAACGAAGAGTGGTGGCGG GGGAAAATCGGCGAGAAAGTCGGGTTTTTCCCTCCAAACTTCATCATTCGGGTCCGGGCTGGAGAGCGTGTGCACCGCGTAACCAGATCCTTCGTGGGGAACCGTGAGATAGGGCAGATCACCCTCAAGAAGGACCAG ATCGTGGTGCAGAAAGGAGACGAAACCGGCGGCTACGTCAAGGTCTACACCGGCCGCAAGGTGGGGCTGTTCCCCACCGACTTCCTGGAGGAGATCTAG
- the NDUFA4L2 gene encoding NADH dehydrogenase [ubiquinone] 1 alpha subcomplex subunit 4-like 2: MAATGLGARFYRQIKRHPGLIPMIGFIALGMGSAGLYLLRLALRSPDVCWDRKNNPEPWNRLSPNDQYKFLAVSTDYKKLKKDRPDF; the protein is encoded by the exons ATGGCAGCAACCGGTCTAGGGGCCCGCTTCTACCGGCAGATCAAAAGGCATCCGGGG CTCATCCCGATGATCGGCTTCATCGCGCTGGGCATGGGCAGCGCTGGGCTCTACCTGCTGCGACTCGCTCTGCGCAGCCCCGACGTGTG CTGGGACCGCAAGAACAATCCGGAGCCCTGGAACCGCCTGAGCCCCAATGACCAATACAAG ttccTTGCAGTGTCCACTGACTATAAGAAGCTGAAGAAGGACCGGCCAGACTTCTAA